The Sulfurimonas sp. genome contains a region encoding:
- a CDS encoding 50S ribosomal protein L11 methyltransferase, which produces MQDHYFELVVKVSSHHSLFSDFLADTLPVGFEETDEGFIIRSEDELDTIIWGLEQFAEALQKALGQNIDIECKQAKLKSSDWVQVYQNSIKPLTIDKFYIHPTWDEPSSELINIVIDPALAFGTGHHPTTASSLKAVARYVKKGDRVLDVGCGSGILGVGALKLGAIVDACDTDIVCIENSELNAQLNDVKFANLWEGSCSLAKDKYDIVVANIVADVLTFIANDLKNVLKEGGVLVLSGILDKYESKVLKFYQDFEIEEKIAQDEWVTLILKQGKK; this is translated from the coding sequence ATGCAAGATCATTATTTTGAATTAGTAGTCAAGGTATCTTCTCATCACTCACTTTTTTCAGATTTTTTAGCAGATACGCTTCCCGTCGGTTTTGAAGAGACTGATGAGGGCTTTATTATAAGAAGCGAAGATGAACTTGACACTATAATCTGGGGATTAGAGCAATTTGCGGAAGCTTTACAAAAAGCATTGGGTCAAAATATAGATATTGAGTGCAAGCAGGCAAAACTCAAAAGCAGTGACTGGGTACAAGTTTATCAAAATAGCATAAAACCTCTAACTATAGATAAATTTTATATTCACCCGACATGGGATGAGCCTAGCAGTGAATTGATAAACATAGTTATAGATCCGGCTTTGGCTTTTGGTACCGGTCATCATCCGACGACGGCATCATCATTAAAAGCAGTTGCAAGATATGTAAAAAAAGGCGATAGGGTTCTTGATGTAGGTTGCGGAAGCGGGATACTCGGTGTAGGGGCGCTTAAACTAGGTGCTATAGTCGATGCTTGTGATACCGATATCGTGTGTATAGAAAACAGTGAGTTAAATGCTCAGCTAAACGATGTAAAATTTGCAAACTTATGGGAAGGCTCTTGCAGCTTGGCAAAAGACAAATATGACATTGTCGTAGCAAATATAGTAGCCGATGTTTTGACTTTTATAGCAAATGATTTAAAAAATGTCTTAAAAGAGGGCGGCGTGCTTGTTTTATCGGGGATATTAGATAAGTATGAATCAAAAGTTTTAAAATTTTATCAAGATTTTGAAATTGAAGAGAAAATAGCGCAGGATGAGTGGGTTACACTAATACTAAAACAAGGTAAAAAATAG
- a CDS encoding chemotaxis response regulator CheY translates to MKLLVVDDSSTMRRIIKNTLQRLGHKDILEGGDGVEGWSTLNANPDVDMLITDWNMPEMNGLELVKKVRADARFTDLPIIMVTTEGGKAEVITALKAGVNNYIVKPFTPQVLKEKLGAVMGIEG, encoded by the coding sequence TTGAAATTACTTGTTGTTGATGATAGCTCTACAATGCGTCGTATTATAAAAAACACATTACAAAGACTTGGGCATAAAGATATATTAGAAGGCGGTGACGGTGTTGAGGGTTGGAGTACTTTAAATGCAAACCCGGATGTCGATATGCTGATTACAGATTGGAATATGCCTGAAATGAACGGGCTTGAGCTTGTGAAAAAAGTGCGTGCCGATGCTCGTTTTACGGATTTGCCGATTATTATGGTAACAACAGAGGGCGGCAAAGCGGAAGTTATAACGGCTCTTAAAGCAGGGGTTAATAACTATATAGTAAAGCCTTTTACACCGCAAGTTTTAAAAGAGAAGCTTGGCGCAGTTATGGGTATTGAAGGTTAA
- the hisA gene encoding 1-(5-phosphoribosyl)-5-[(5-phosphoribosylamino)methylideneamino]imidazole-4-carboxamide isomerase produces the protein MTLYPAIDLKDGKAVRLTKGLMESAKIYSDEPWMLVKKFEEMGAKWVHLVDLNGAFAGEPKNLEQIIKIRQNCSVKLELGGGIRDEATIKKMLEIGIDRVILGSIAVKDSKFVKEMASKYPIAVGIDAIDGFVAVEGWGEVSSMRATDLAKEFANAGVEAIICTDVGKDGTLSGVNVEFTVDIAKASGVSTIASGGVRDERDIEALMATKSVDGVIIGKAYYEGTLDLPKMFKMLG, from the coding sequence ATGACACTTTATCCGGCAATTGATTTAAAAGACGGCAAAGCCGTTAGACTCACAAAAGGTCTTATGGAGAGTGCAAAAATCTACTCCGACGAGCCTTGGATGCTTGTAAAAAAGTTTGAAGAGATGGGTGCTAAGTGGGTTCATCTGGTTGATTTAAACGGCGCATTCGCGGGCGAGCCGAAAAATTTGGAACAGATTATAAAAATCAGGCAAAATTGTAGCGTTAAGCTTGAACTCGGCGGCGGTATACGCGACGAGGCAACCATCAAAAAGATGCTTGAAATCGGTATAGACAGAGTTATTTTAGGCTCAATAGCAGTTAAAGATTCAAAGTTTGTAAAAGAGATGGCATCAAAATATCCCATAGCCGTCGGAATCGATGCTATTGACGGTTTTGTTGCAGTTGAGGGATGGGGTGAAGTTAGTTCAATGAGAGCAACCGATTTGGCTAAAGAGTTTGCAAATGCGGGCGTTGAAGCGATTATATGTACGGATGTAGGCAAAGACGGAACTCTAAGCGGCGTAAATGTAGAGTTTACGGTGGATATTGCCAAGGCTAGCGGTGTTAGCACGATTGCAAGCGGCGGTGTTAGGGATGAGAGAGATATTGAAGCTTTAATGGCTACAAAGAGTGTAGACGGCGTGATTATAGGCAAGGCATATTACGAGGGAACTCTTGATTTGCCAAAAATGTTTAAGATGCTTGGTTAA
- the hisH gene encoding imidazole glycerol phosphate synthase subunit HisH, whose amino-acid sequence MIGIVDYNMGNLASVQNAFASLGEKTAIESDPQKFKNYDKLLLPGVGAFGDAMEHLKERNMVEAIKEFADSGKYMFGICLGMQLLFESSEEFGFHEGLGLIKGNVTAFDTTKFSEPLKVPHMGWNRMFTKEHPLFNGLDEAHYLYFVHTYHVNCADETDIIGRTNYGYEFTSAVAHNNILGIQPHPEKSHKNGLKILENFISL is encoded by the coding sequence TTTAGGAGAAAAAACGGCTATAGAGAGCGACCCGCAAAAATTTAAAAATTATGATAAGTTGCTGCTTCCGGGAGTCGGAGCTTTCGGTGATGCTATGGAGCATCTAAAAGAGCGAAATATGGTAGAGGCTATAAAAGAGTTTGCAGATAGCGGTAAGTATATGTTTGGTATATGTCTTGGAATGCAGCTGCTTTTTGAGAGCAGCGAAGAGTTCGGCTTTCACGAGGGCTTGGGGCTGATAAAAGGCAATGTGACTGCTTTTGATACGACTAAATTCAGTGAGCCGTTAAAAGTTCCTCATATGGGATGGAACAGAATGTTTACAAAAGAGCACCCGCTTTTTAATGGCTTGGATGAAGCACACTATCTCTATTTTGTTCACACATATCATGTAAATTGCGCAGATGAAACAGATATCATCGGTCGTACAAATTACGGATACGAATTTACATCGGCTGTTGCGCATAACAACATCTTAGGGATTCAGCCGCACCCCGAAAAAAGCCATAAAAATGGACTTAAAATATTAGAAAATTTCATTAGTTTATAA